The proteins below are encoded in one region of Oncorhynchus tshawytscha isolate Ot180627B linkage group LG04, Otsh_v2.0, whole genome shotgun sequence:
- the LOC112232792 gene encoding P2Y purinoceptor 2, giving the protein MTSTESPSMSLQSLTTIPANINADITTIPANSSNTELCTVESQNGSIPVILILVFVVGFLLNSFSLWVFCFRIPHWSSGTTLQFNLALSDALGTPATPLMAVYLTNGSNWTFGPLLCVFKIVLLSAHFFGSILFLMLISIHRYVVVVKFNKSSRMKQNGFVRKLCGGVWLLLLVEALVLTFFLPPSKEGDKTQCLTIHQHDLTDVYFVINFFLFILGFLLPFSVAAESYRRLANSVSQLNINSARGLAVKIKSQRMIGICLVIFGLCFLPLNLVRTIGVVVNKYSEACTMLRHLDTAYYVSFILAGVNSCLDPLLYCFGSQTFRKAFQGGSFSVGRMNTQRSTTEL; this is encoded by the coding sequence ATGACCAGCACAGAGTCACCCTCCATGTCGCTCCAGTCCCTGACCACTATCCCAGCAAACATAAATGCTGACATAACCACCATCCCAGCCAACAGCAGTAACACTGAGCTCTGTACAGTGGAATCCCAAAATGGTTCCATCCCTGTGATCCTaatcctggtctttgtggttggctTCCTCCTCAACAGCTTCAGTCTGTGGGTCTTCTGCTTCCGTATACCACATTGGAGCTCTGGTACCACCCTGCAGTTCAACTTGGCCCTGAGTGATGCCCTTGGCACCCCTGCAACTCCCCTGATGGCTGTATACTTAACCAACGGCAGCAACTGGACATTTGGACCATTACTGTGTGTATTCAAGATTGTCCTTCTAAGTGCACACTTCTTCGGCAGCATCCTGTTCCTCATGCTCATCAGCATTCATCGTTATGTGGTGGTTGTCAAATTCAACAAAAGCTCCCGTATGAAACAAAATGGGTTTGTAAGGAAGTTATGTGGTGGAGTTTGGTTGCTGCTTCTAGTAGAAGCTCTTGTCCTAACTTTCTTTCTTCCACCCAGTAAGGAGGGAGATAAAACCCAATGTCTGACCATCCATCAGCATGATCTGACAGATGTGTACTTTGTCATTAACTTCTTCTTATTCATCTTAGGATTCCTTCTGCCTTTCTCAGTGGCTGCAGAAAGCTATCGTCGCCTGGCAAACTCAGTGTCTCAACTCAATATCAACTCAGCAAGGGGCCTTGCCGTTAAGATCAAATCACAGAGGATGATAGGTATCTGCTTAGTGATATTTGGGCTCTGCTTTCTACCACTCAATTTAGTGCGGACAATAGGGGTAGTGGTAAACAAATACAGTGAAGCTTGTACGATGCTTCGACATTTGGATACGGCATATTATGTGTCATTCATCCTGGCAGGTGTCAATAGTTGCCTGGATCCTCTGCTGTATTGTTTTGGGTCCCAGACATTTAGAAAGGCATTTCAGGGTGGATCCTTCAGTGTGGGTCGGATGAACACTCAAAGAAGTACAACAGAGCTTTGA
- the LOC112232793 gene encoding arrestin domain-containing protein 1 encodes MGKLQEFDITFKDNKVVYSPGESLSGTLKITTTEALLCKDIKVNCQGFCGVTSKSNDTAWMVEEQYFSSTLSVADKGTLKPGDHSFPFMFLIPASVPTSFEGNYGKVMYRVRAFIDTPRFSKDYKVEKPFYLLSLLNLNDVPDIHGCSSSSVTKKFTYLLGVKTGTVVLKAHSDMKGYTPGQVIQLTTELHNQSGKTTGTVVACLIQKVTYQTKKPTIDLRTLVQVEGAGVKAGKQAEWKEQIIVPPLPQSSLADCGLINMEYFIQISLKSPEASFLLPIHIGNISVDTTSARPSRPPPPTTDPSRSSANPTKLQNSRRSEPSSQDQETPTTPCPYPHPAPKPVPRIRVSTSSPASPSAPPAEMDYLVMGAKGQVTEALPTESHSQLGFLSSQATVSPSAFSYAPGLTFSQNQSQSGATNPTGPLFCVSTGATIPFFSEGSTNPKPTLYPLLPPEYSTSTLPHEAPPSYVESCSSNT; translated from the exons ATGGGAAAACTCCAAGAATTCGACATAACTTTTAAAGACAATAAAGTTGTTTATAGTCCTGGAGAGTCACTTTCAGGCACTCTGAAAATCACAACCACCGAAGCTCTGCTATGTAAAG ATATCAAAGTGAATTGCCAAGGCTTCTGTGGTGTCACCAGCAAGAGCAATGACACAGCCTGGATGGTGGAAGAGCAGTACTTCAGCAGCACGCTCTCTGTGGCAGATAAAG GAACCCTGAAACCGGGAGATCACAGTTTTCCGTTCATGTTTCTCATTCCAG CCTCTGTTCCCACATCCTTTGAAGGAAACTATGGAAAAGTTATGTACAGAGTTAGGGCTTTCATTGACACTCCTCGCTTCTCTAAGGACTATAAGGTGGAGAAGCCTTTCTACCTGCTGAGTCTCCTCAACCTCAATGACGTACCTGACATCCAT GGGTGTAGTTCATCTTCCGTTACTAAGAAGTTCACCTACCTGCTGGGGGTAAAGACAGGAACTGTGGTGCTGAAGGCCCATAGTGACATGAAGGGCTACACGCCTGGTCAGGTCATCCAACTGACCACAGAGCTCCACAACCAGTCTGGGAAAACCACAGGGACTGTGGTAGCCTGTCTCATTCAG AAAGTAACTTACCAGACAaagaagcctaccattgacttgAGGACTTTAGTGCAGGTGGAGGGTGCTGGGGTGAAGGCTGGCAAACAAGCTGAGTGGAAGGAGCAGATTATTGTACCTCCTCTGCCCCAGTCATCtctggctgactgtggtctaataAACATGGAATACTTCATTCAA ATCTCCTTGAAATCTCCTGAGGCTTCGTTTTTGTTGCCCATCCACATTGGAAACATCTCAGTGGATACCACGTCAGCACGACCCTCCAGACCCCCTCCTCCAACCACCGATCCTTCTCGCTCCTCCGCAAACCCTACCAAGCTACAAAACAGCAGACGCTCTGAGCCGTCCTCCCAAGACCAAGAAACTCCTACTACCCCTTGCCCTTACCCCCACCCAGCCCCAAAACCTGTTCCCAGAATCAGAGTCTCCActtcctcccctgcctcccccagtGCCCCTCCAGCTGAGATGGACTATCTGGTCATGGGCGCCAAGGGGCAGGTGACCGAGGCCCTCCCAACTGAGAGCCACTCCCAGCTTGGTTTCTTGAGCTCTCAGGCCACTGTCTCCCCCAGTGCCTTCAGCTATGCCCCAGGCCTCACCTTCTCCCAGAACCAGTCCCAGAGTGGCGCCACAAACCCAACGGGACCTTTGTTCTGTGTGTCCACAGGCGCCAccatcccattcttctctgaggGCAGTACCAACCCCAAGCCAACCCTCTACCCACTCCTGCCTCCTGAGTACAGCACCTCAACACTCCCACATG AGGCTCCTCCCAGCTATGTCGAGAGCTGTAGCAGCAACACATAA
- the LOC112232791 gene encoding P2Y purinoceptor 2-like codes for MLIAGIPHTSHRKMNSTVSPSVLPLDNRSLSESCTVEPQHVSITVFLLLVVLVGFFLNSFSLWVFCCRIPQWSSGTVLQFHLAVSDTVITPVAPLMATYFVMGSHWPFGAFLCKLNIALLSIHFYGSILFLTLISIHRYVVVVQFKRGSCMKRKAFVQNLCAGVWLVLLAKGIACFFLLNTSPMGNRTQCLSIHQEKYIDIYFAINFVMLIPGFLLPLSVAVTCYVQLARSMSRININMSKGRDIKAKSRKMVAMCLVIFALCFTPLNVIRTVAVILKKYFPEQCSLLLQVETAYYISWILAGANCCLDPLLYCFGSHNFVKAIHRSLRKFDVKFKEDPATNDQIIYDTAIDSPSIDLEDIHTQHSNTS; via the coding sequence ATGTTAATAGCCGGCATACCCCATACATCCCATCGTAAAATGAACAGCACAGTGTCTCCGTCCGTGTTGCCTCTGGACAACAGAAGTCTCTCTGAGTCCTGTACAGTGGAACCCCAACATGTGTCCATCACTGTTTTCCTCCTCCTGGTTGTCCTGGTTGGTTTCTTCCTCAACAGTTTCAGTCTGTGGGTCTTCTGCTGCCGTATACCACAGTGGAGCTCTGGTACTGTCCTGCAGTTTCATTTGGCTGTCAGTGACACTGTTATCACACCAGTTGCACCATTAATGGCAACATACTTTGTTATGGGTAGCCATTGGCCCTTTGGAGCTTTTCTGTGCAAGCTGAACATTGCCTTGCTGAGCATTCACTTCTATGGCAGTATCCTGTTCCTAACACTCATCAGCATTCATCGATACGTGGTAGTTGTCCAGTTTAAAAGGGGCTCCTGTATGAAACGAAAGGCGTTTGTTCAGAATCTGTGTGCTGGAGTCTGGCTGGTTTTGCTGGCTAAGGGAATTGCCTGTTTCTTCTTATTAAACACAAGCCCAATGGGAAACCGCACACAATGTCTCAGCATTCATCAGGAAAAATACATTGACATCTACTTCGCCATCAACTTCGTTATGCTCATCCCTGGGTTCCTGTTGCCTCTCTCAGTGGCAGTGACCTGCTATGTTCAGCTAGCAAGATCAATGTCTCGTATCAATATCAACATGTCCAAGGGCCGTGATATAAAGGCCAAGTCACGTAAAATGGTGGCAATGTGTCTGGTGATATTTGCACTGTGCTTCACTCCTCTGAACGTGATACGAACTGTGGCTGTCATATTAAAGAAGTACTTTCCAGAACAATGCAGTCTTCTCCTGCAGGTGGAGACTGCATACTATATCTCCTGGATTTTGGCTGGAGCAAACTGCTGCTTGGACCCATTGCTTTATTGTTTTGGATCACACAACTTTGTCAAGGCTATTCATAGGTCTCTCAGAAAATTCGATGTCAAGTTTAAAGAAGACCCAGCCACAAATGACCAGATCATCTATGATACTGCTATTGATTCGCCCTCCATTGACTTAGAAGACATCCACACCCAGCATTCGAACACGTCTTGA